The sequence GAATGTTTCCAGTATCACATTTAGCTCCATCACTAATAAATATTTCATCAACATCTAAAGAAACACCTAAAGGTTCATAATCACCTTTAATAATAGCTTCACGTAAAAATTCATAACCATGTTCTGGACCATATCCACGAAATGTTTCAGAATCACCCATTTCATCAACTGCATCTTTAAATGCTTTGATTACTGTTTTTGGTAATGGTTTTGTTACATCCCCAATACCCATTGCAATAAGATCAATATCTGGATTTTCTTCCTCAAATTTTGCAACTCTATTTGCTACTTCAGCAAAAAGATAATTACTTTTTAATAAAAGATAATTCTCATTTACTTTAACAACCATTTTATTCCTCGATAAAATTTAAATTAAATTAAAAAGATTATTTTAAAATAATATTTTTAAAAATAATATGTAAGATTTACACTAATAAAATATTAGGTTTTATAAATATATAAATTAAATGGAAATTTATAATTAAATATTCTTATTAATAATAAATTAAAATTATAATATTTAATAAATAATATATATTAATAATAATAAAAATTATTATGATTAATTAATTAATCTTTAAAAAAGAAAGTTGAGGATAACATGCCATTTAAAACAATATTAATACTGATTAACATTGCTATTATATGTATAATAGCATGCATAATCGTTAAATTGTATTATAGAGATGAAGAAAAAGGAAGAAAATTAGAAACCCATGAAATTGAAAGTAGTTTAAAAGGACATAACCAAATGCCTTTATTTAAAGAAGAACATCATAAAAAAGATAGCAGAAACAAAATTAATAATACAATATCATCTACTAAAAATAAAATATTCAAAACCAAACAAGTAAAAGAAAATAATGATAATCTTAATAAAGAGATTGAAGAACTAACAATTACAAGACCAAAAACTACAACAACACCAAGTAAAGAAGAAAATAACAAAATAATACAAACAACAAATACAAATGGAACCATATTAAAAGAAAAACCAAAAAACAATAATAAACCAAATGGAAAACCAATTAGTATAAATGTTAAAAACAGTCCAGAAATAAAACCAAAAGTAGTAAATGCTAAAACTCAAGAAGAAATAGCAAAAGATAAATTGAAAACTACAGCAACAAAACCAAAAGTAAGTAAAGAAGAAATTGAAAAAATTGAAGAAAAACCAGTTAAAGCTGCACACAAAGAGATAGTAGAACCAGAAAAAGATGAAATAAAAGAAAAAATAGAACCAAAAGAAGAAACTAAAGTAAAATTCATAAAACCAAAACAAAAAGCACACATAACTCCAAAATTAAGAACAGAACCTAAAATAAAACCAGAACCAACAACACAAAAAATAAAAGAAGAAAAACCAGAACCAACAGAAATAAAAACANNNNNNNNNNNNNNNNNNNNNNNNNNNNNNNNNNNNNNNNNNNNNNNNNNNNNNNNNNNNNNNNNNNNNNNNNNNNNNNNNNNNNNNNNNNNNNNNNNNNNNNNNNNNNNNNNNNNNNNNNNNNNNNNNNNNNNNNNNNNNNNNNNNNNNNNNNNNNNNNNNNNNNNNNNNNNNNNNNNNNNNNNNNNNNNNNNNNNNNNNNNAAAAGAAGAAAAACCAGAACCAACAGAAATAAAAACAACAAACGAAGAAAAACCATTTGAACTTAAAACTAAATCAACTGAAGCACATATTTCACAAGAACCTATTGAAGCTCAACATCAAAATATTATTAATGAAACTAGAAAAGCTTCACAAACAGAAACAAATAATGTAACTATTGATGATTATAATGAACCAGAAAAAGCTAAAGAATTTATAGATGCTCCACTTAAAAGTGTTAAAGGAACATTTAACTCAATAAAATCAACATTCTTAAGTCATGATAAAGATAAAGAAGAAGATGAGATTAATCCAGAATTAAGAGATAATCTTAACAGTTATACAAACGATGCAGTTCTTGAAGAAATCTTAAATGATAATTCTACAGAAGAAGATTATTATGATGATAATGATGAATTCGTAGCAATTACACCATTACATGATCCAGAAGAAATTAGACAATATGAAGAAAGCTTAAACAACAATTATGATACTAATGATGTTTTCAATAATATAAATAGTGATACTACAGAATTAACTCCTGAAGAAATTTCATACTTTGATAATTTAGAAGAAGAATTTAATGATGAACTTAACCAAAATGAAAAAAACAAATATGTTGCATCTAAAACTGATGACATGAAAATTACTGTAGGTAATAAACCAAAAGTAAAACCAGTAAGTAACAAAAAAATGAAACCATCAGAAAGATTCCATAAAGAATACCAAGGACATAAAGTTGAACCTAAAAAAGAAAAAACTACAAATAAAACACCAGTTAACAAAGATGATGGTGAATCAGTTGTTAATATACAAGGTGTAAACCACACACTAAAAAGAGGTATGAGTATTATTTACCAACATCATGGTGAGAAATATGGTAGTTCTATCCATAGTGTAAATGGAGATAATATTAATGTTACTTATAGAGGTAAAAAAATCTGGATTAAAGCAGATAAAATTACCAAAGTATTTTAAACACGATGAATTTTATTAAATAAAATTCATTCAACTTTCTTTTTCTAAAAAAATATTAAAATTAAATCAATTATATATAAATAAATATTTACTAACTTTTTCTAATTTAAAATATTTTAAAATTAATTTACTTAAAAATTAATTATTTTAAAGCATTTCTATTTTTAAATCTAAAAAAATTGTTATATCTTTAGAATCCATTTTTTTAAAAGTTAAAAAAATATTTTATATTTTAATAATAAATCGATTAAAAAATTAAAATTAAGAAAAATCATAAAAGTTAGAGTTTATATGTATTTATAGATAAAAAATAAAGTATGAAAATAGAACATATAATTATATTAAAATTATGAATAAATATAATAAAATAAAATAATTAACTACTATTCTAATAGATTATTACATAAAGTAAAATAATAAGAAAAATTTAAAGATAAATTAAAAATTCATTTAATAAAATTAAATCTATTAAAAGACTGTTTTTTATAATAATATAAATGGTATATATAGCTGAAATTTAAATTTAAAAAAGTTTTTTAGAAAATTAGAAGGATTTCAACATGAATAAAAAAATAAGAAAATAAACTAATAAAATTATAAAATACTATAAAATTAAGCTCTAAAAAATAAAAAAAAATAAACTAATAAAATTATAAAATACTATAAAATTAAGCTCTAAAAAATAAAAAAATAAATTTAAAAATCAAAGAATCTAAATTAAATAAGTTTCTATTCATATACCAAAAATTAATATTAAACAAATTATCAATTAATATTATTAATTTCTTATAAAAACAAAAGAGATATGAAATATGAATTATAATAAAGAAAATGCAATCTTAATATCCATCCCTTCATTTGGATTAGCTTTAGGAGTGTTTTCATTAGGTAATCTTCTAAAACAATATTCACCACTAGTTTTAATAATATGTGGAATAATTGGACTTATCTTAATTTCACATTCTATAAGTAAATTTATCAAATATCCAGAAAGGCTTAAAATAAAACTAAAAAATCCAATAGCAATTGGAATGCTTGGAACATTTCCCATGGGTCTTATGATGTTTAGTACATATATTGAAAAGTTTATACCAAAAATTTCACTTGGATTATGGTTATTTGCAATAATAATACAATTAATTTTAACAATATATTTTACATTTTGGATATTACCTAAACTAAAACTTAAAGATATTTATAGTAGTATTTTAATTTCATATGTAGGAGTTTCAATGATAAGTATAACATCTCCTTATTATGGTTTAGAAAATACAATAGGCCATTTTTTTATAATTATGGGAATAATATCTATGATTATTTTATATATAATTCTTATGTATAGATATATTAAAATTCCTATACCTGATCCAATTAAACCAATAATTGCAATACTCGCTGCACCTATTATTGTTTTAGTTGGGTATTTAACAGTTGTTCAAAATATTAATTTTTGGATTGTAGTACCTATCTATTTATTTACAACTTGTTGGTATGTTTATATAATATATAAAATAATAAGGTATTATTTAGATTTTAATTGGTTACCAAATCATGCTGCATATACGTTTACATTAGCTATTAATGCAACAGCTGGAAAAATGTTTTATAATTATTTATTAAGTATTAATATAAATATTATGCCATTATATTACTTTGCAATATTTCAATTAATAGCTGCAATAAGTATTATTATAATAGAATTATATAAATTTGGAGAATTTGTTTTTACAAATAAAATTAATGGATTTATAAAAATAAAAAAGAATTAATAAAAAAATATTAATATTAAATCAAGAATTATTAAAAATAAGAGGTTAAACATGTTAATAGACACCATAAAATCTTTAATCTTTTTCATAATAGCAGGATTCTTTGAAATAGGTGGTGGATATCTTATATGGTCTTGGATTAGGGAGGGAAAAAGTTTTAGCTTTGCAATATTAGGAGCTATTTTACTTATATTATATGGAATTATTCCAACATTTCAACCTGCAAATTTCGGAAGAGTTTATGCTGCATATGGTGGAATATTTATTGCACTTTCAGTTTTATGGGGTTGGAAAATAGATAATGTACAACCAGACCAATTTGATATAATTGGGATGTGTATTGCATTAATAGGAGTATTCATTATAATGTACTGACCAAGAGCAAGTTAAAATTAAAATAAAATTAGTTTTATTAAAATCATTTTAATTTTTTAAAATAAAACATTAAATTTAATTTCAAAATATTAATACTGTTAAATTATTATAAAAAACTAAGATTTCAAAGATTCAAAATAGCTATAAAAAAAATAGAAAATAAAAAAATTAAAAATTATAAATTTAAAAAAAAAAATAATTTATTGAAATTTAATAATTTAAGATAAAATTTATCTAAATTTTAAAATTAATAAAATCTAATAAATTAAAGCTTTAAGTAAATAATTTTTCAAAAAGATTCAATAAATAATAAATTAATTATTTATGTGCATAATAAAAAATTAATTCATCATCTTTAATTTCATCAAGACGTGCAAAACCAACTCTTTCTAATTGGACAATATCTCCAACTTTAAGGTTTTCACAATCTTTTTCACAAAATCCTTCAATAACTGAAGCATCATCCATAATAACTTTAGATTTAATAGCTTCTTGACTTGGTACAAATTGAATGATTTTAGCTTTTTCTGCTTTAGCATCCTCAAAAGATTCACTGTGGAATATAACTTCTCCATCTTTAATATCAACATTAATTAAATCCATTAAACGTACAATCCCCTCTTTAAAATCATCTTTAGAAATATATACAGAACCTTCAAAATTTAATATTCTATTTCCTCTATCTGGAAAATCAGGATGTAATTCTTTTTCTAATTTAATTTCTTTATATTCTTTAGGACAATCTTTAATATCTACTTTTACAGGATTACCAACAAAGAAATACCTATTTGCTTTATCTTCAATAAGTTTTCTATTTAAACCATATATTTTTTTCCAACTTACTGCTGAATCAGACATTTTTACTCCAATTTCAACCATTAAATTCCAAATAGCTTTAGCTTGAATACCTCTTCTTCTAAT is a genomic window of Methanobrevibacter wolinii SH containing:
- a CDS encoding SLAC1 family transporter; its protein translation is MNYNKENAILISIPSFGLALGVFSLGNLLKQYSPLVLIICGIIGLILISHSISKFIKYPERLKIKLKNPIAIGMLGTFPMGLMMFSTYIEKFIPKISLGLWLFAIIIQLILTIYFTFWILPKLKLKDIYSSILISYVGVSMISITSPYYGLENTIGHFFIIMGIISMIILYIILMYRYIKIPIPDPIKPIIAILAAPIIVLVGYLTVVQNINFWIVVPIYLFTTCWYVYIIYKIIRYYLDFNWLPNHAAYTFTLAINATAGKMFYNYLLSININIMPLYYFAIFQLIAAISIIIIELYKFGEFVFTNKINGFIKIKKN
- a CDS encoding YnfA family protein, translating into MLIDTIKSLIFFIIAGFFEIGGGYLIWSWIREGKSFSFAILGAILLILYGIIPTFQPANFGRVYAAYGGIFIALSVLWGWKIDNVQPDQFDIIGMCIALIGVFIIMY